The Clostridium sp. DL-VIII DNA window AAGAATAATTATTTAGGAAATATAAGTTAAAATAATCGGTAAAATATATAACTTTATCTGTAATATGTATATTTAGTGAAATTAATTTCTCGACTATAATTATTCTATGCTAAGTTCTAGTATTCAAGATTACATAACATAAAGGCTATAGCTTTAGAGTTTTGAAGAAATATTAATATTAGGGGGGATTAACTTTTATAGTAGGATAGTTGGTTTTTCAGATGTTATGTAATGAATAATTCAATTTGAAAAATGGAGGAAACAATATATGATAAAGAACAAACAAATTATTTTGCGTGCATTAGTTGGTGTGATGACATTTTCGCTTGTAACTGCATTTAGAATAACAGACAATAACTCTGTTGCAAAAGCTTCAACAAAAAGCGCAACAGAACAATCTGGGACAATCAGTGCAGGGCCTGGTATCGCTGTTGTTGATACAGAGGCAGGAAAAGTTCAAGGATACATTCGCAATGGAATTTATACATATCATGGAGTTCCATATGCTGAGGCGAAAGAAAGATTCGTTCCAGCACAGAAAGCACAGCACTGGGATGGAGTAAAACTTGCTTTTAACTATGGACCAATATCGCCACAGGAACAGACATCAGGTGCATTTGCATTTTTTGAGTCCAACTGGGAAAATTCATCAAGACAATTTACAATGGATAATAATAGTCAGAATCTGAACATCTGGACACCTGGTATTAATAATAATGCAAAGAGACCGGTAATGGTATGGCTGCATGGAGGTGGATTTCAATCAGGGTCATCTGCAGCGATAGCTCCCTATGATGGTGAAAATCTTAGCAAAAAGGGAGACGTTGTAGTAGTCTCAGTAAATCATCGTCTTAATGCTCTTGGATATCTTGATCTTTCTCAATATGGTGAAAAATATAAATACTCTGAAAATGTAGGAATTACAGATATTGTAGCTTCACTTCAATGGATTCGTGATAATATTGAACAGTTTGGCGGTGATCCTAATAACGTTACGGTATTTGGAGAGTCAGGTGGAGGAGCAAAGGTACTTGCACTTATGACAACTCCATACGCAAAGGGGCTTTTCCAGAAAGGAATTGTTGAGAGCGGTGCCACAGAGCCAATGGGAGTTAATTTTACTTCAAAGGAAGCAAGTAAAAGGGTGACAGAACTTACACTTCAAAACCTTGGAATTACTGGGGATCAGATAGAAAAATTACAGACAGTTCCATATGAACAACTGTCACAAGCATCTGACAAAGCACTTAAGCAGACAGCTGACGAACTTCATATTCCGGTAGCCCTTGGAGGAGGATATTCATTATCATGGGAACCGGTAGTAGATGGAGACTATATGCCTACAAGTCCGGTTACAGATAAAGGATTTGCGGAAGCTGGTAAGGATGTGCCACTCCTAATTGGTTCAAATCTAACAGAGTGGACAGCTATGTCGCAAGTATTTAATATGGATAAAGCACAGTCAGATAATCCAAATACATGGACAGAAGAAGAAGTGGACAAGCATCTAAAGGATACTTATGGAGATAAGGCGGATGAAGTTGTACAAGCATTTCTTCAAGCATACCCTGATAAAAAGAAGGCAGATGCAGTATATATTGATTCAATGATTAGACTGCCACTTTTAAAGATTATGTCTCGCAAGGCAGATCAACAGGGAGCACCTGTTTATTCATATCTTTTCAGCTGGGAATCGCCGGTTATGAATGGTGTGTTCACTGCATACCACACATCCGAGATACCATTTGTATTTGATAATATAGATAAAGCGGATACAACGATTGGCGGAGGTCAAGAGGCAAAGATTCTAGAAGACCGCATGAGTCAGGCATGGATCAATTTTGCAAAGACTGGCAACCCAAGTATCGACAATTTACCTAAGTGGGAAGCTTATGACCGTAAAGCTGGTGCGACAATGATTTTTGATAATAAGGTGAAGCTTGTATATAACCATGATAAGAAGCTGCTCTCACTACTTGCACCAAATTATAAATATTAACATCTTGCCAAAGACGTTTCTAAAACCTTGCTATCATAAATCATATGGCAGTGTTTTAGAGATGCTGGTAAAAGTTTAATTTGTACTTTTTCTTGACATAGTACCACATATTAGAAGCATAAGAAATAAATTATGTTAAAAGTCCACGATGCTGATAGCTTCGTGGATTTTTTCAAAATCTAGTTGCAACCTTTGGGTTTATACTGAAGAACTTATTGAA harbors:
- a CDS encoding carboxylesterase family protein; this translates as MIKNKQIILRALVGVMTFSLVTAFRITDNNSVAKASTKSATEQSGTISAGPGIAVVDTEAGKVQGYIRNGIYTYHGVPYAEAKERFVPAQKAQHWDGVKLAFNYGPISPQEQTSGAFAFFESNWENSSRQFTMDNNSQNLNIWTPGINNNAKRPVMVWLHGGGFQSGSSAAIAPYDGENLSKKGDVVVVSVNHRLNALGYLDLSQYGEKYKYSENVGITDIVASLQWIRDNIEQFGGDPNNVTVFGESGGGAKVLALMTTPYAKGLFQKGIVESGATEPMGVNFTSKEASKRVTELTLQNLGITGDQIEKLQTVPYEQLSQASDKALKQTADELHIPVALGGGYSLSWEPVVDGDYMPTSPVTDKGFAEAGKDVPLLIGSNLTEWTAMSQVFNMDKAQSDNPNTWTEEEVDKHLKDTYGDKADEVVQAFLQAYPDKKKADAVYIDSMIRLPLLKIMSRKADQQGAPVYSYLFSWESPVMNGVFTAYHTSEIPFVFDNIDKADTTIGGGQEAKILEDRMSQAWINFAKTGNPSIDNLPKWEAYDRKAGATMIFDNKVKLVYNHDKKLLSLLAPNYKY